A single window of Vigna unguiculata cultivar IT97K-499-35 chromosome 1, ASM411807v1, whole genome shotgun sequence DNA harbors:
- the LOC114184130 gene encoding F-box protein At2g26850-like → MLYFLISFVSFLILSKSFTNKPLSSGQGGTKIGSTGFWGSLSSWLLSSLRKGSTTNPCSFFRFSLVMSLKNNSSVSKVENEEEEGKVSLLDLPDLPLECILGHLSPSELCSVAAVCTSLRDTSRSDHLWKKHMERKWGKVFGDAAYRQWKCHVASKAREKISNHQNQKGLFAFLHGDFRPLVWMKAKSEKGTRSSNSLPEDSFMALYLSLESGKFWFPAQVYNRENGHAGFMLSCYDAQLCYDSRSDTFLARYSPHGRWTTEENIRWDRLRVPPIASSPHALHISDCLDDLRPGDHIEIQWRRNKEFPYGWWYGVIGHLEQCQGHGNHCRCHNNDMVILEFMQYSAGSRWRQTMIDRKHHIEKGNEIDGFYGGIRKLHNREEITRWKKLWPTKTVVHD, encoded by the exons ATGCTTTACTTCCTCATATCTTTTGTCTCCTTTCTCATCCTTTCCAAGTCCTTCACCAATAAGCCTCTCTCGTCAGGGCAGGGTGGGACCAAAATAGGGTCAACTGGGTTTTGGGGGAGCCTCTCAAGTTGGCTACTTTCTAGTCTCAGAAAAGGAAGCACAACCAACCCTTGTAGCTTTTTTCGGTTTTCTCTTGTCATGTCATTGAAAAACAACAGTTCAGTGTCCAAGGTGGAGAATGAGGAAGAGGAGGGGAAGGTTTCTCTCTTGGATTTGCCTGATTTACCGTTGGAGTGTATCCTTGGGCACCTTTCACCTTCTGAATTATGCAGTGTGGCAGCAGTGTGCACATCTCTTAGGGATACAAGTAGAAGTGATCATCTATGGAAGAAACACATGGAGAGAAAATGGGGCAAAGTGTTTGGTGATGCTGCGTATAGACAATGGAAATGTCATGTGGCTTCCAAGGCCAGAGAGAAGATCTCCAACCACCAAAACCAGAAAGGATTATTTGCTTTCCTTCATGGTGATTTCCGCCCCTTGGTTTGGATGAAAGCAAAATCAGAAAAGGGAACACGGTCGAGTAACTCATTACCGGAAGATTCATTCATGGCTCTGTATCTCTCTCTTGAGAGTGGCAAATTTTGGTTCCCGGCTCAAGTCTACAACCGCGAG AACGGTCATGCTGGGTTCATGCTCTCATGTTATGATGCCCAACTTTGCTATGACTCTCGATCTGACACTTTTCTGGCAAG ATATTCACCTCATGGGAGATGGACAACTGAGGAAAACATAAGATGGGACCGACTCAGAGTGCCACCAATTGCCTCTTCTCCACATGCTCTTCACATCTCTGACTGTTTGGATGATTTGAGACCTGGAGATCACATTGAAATTCAGTGGAGAAGAAACAAAGAGTTCCCTTATG GTTGGTGGTATGGTGTAATTGGTCATTTGGAACAATGTCAAGGGCATGGGAACCATTGCCGGTGTCACAATAATG ATATGGTGATTTTGGAGTTCATGCAGTACAGTGCTGGATCTAGATGGAGACAAACCATGATAGATAGGAAGCATCATAtagaaaaaggaaatgaaatagATGGTTTTTATGGAGGAATCAGGAAGCTGCATAACAGGGAAGAAATTACAAGGTGGAAGAAACTCTGGCCAACCAAAACTGTGGTACATGATTGA
- the LOC114165017 gene encoding F-box protein At2g32560-like gives MVEAVKSFQTISGYFLSFQQTKMSPEKKCVSKLEKQKDCKVYSLLDLPEWTLLCILECLSAQDLFIVSQVCTSLRDKTRSDALWEKLIKQKWGRLLGEAAYQEWQWHTTKIANTHSIFSLQQNQSGSCGSFSGVWPFLSFHSYLENFIDFITLFKHCSNMALYICLETGRFWFPVQMYKTSKLFCYDVIVSYDSKRDTFKARSQTGGWRMSEQNIEWDRLRSPPVDTSPREVHMSNCMNDLKPGDQIEIQMKKRKESPFYWCYAVIGHLETCNQNVNHCRCQYSDNLVVEFKQYLAGSINKRSVLNRNRYEEQVSMLSWFGGIRKLDKEEEIEKWNNLFASR, from the exons ATGGTGGAAGCTGTTAAATCATTTCAAACTATATCTgggtattttttaagttttcagCAAACCAAAATGTCACCTGAGAAGAAGTGTGTATCAAAACTGGAGAAGCAAAAAGATTGCAAAGTTTATTCTCTCTTAGATTTGCCTGAGTGGACCTTGCTTTGCATTCTTGAGTGTCTTTCAGCACAGGATTTGTTTATAGTGTCACAAGTGTGTACCAGTTTGAGGGACAAAACCAGAAGTGATGCTTTGTGGGAGAAACTGATCAAGCAGAAATGGGGTAGGTTACTTGGTGAAGCTGCTTACCAAGAGTGGCAGTGGCACACAACAAAAATTGCAAACACACATAGCATCTTCTCACTTCAGCAGAATCAGAGTGGATCATGTGGCTCTTTCAGTGGTGTTTGGCCTTTCCTAAGCTTTCACTCTTATTTGGAAAATTTCATTGACTTCATTACTTTGTTTAAACATTGTTCAAATATGGCTTTGTATATCTGTCTTGAAACTGGTCGCTTCTGGTTTCCTGTTCAAATGTATAAG ACTTCAAAGCTATTCTGTTATGATGTCATAGTCAGCTATGACTCTAAAAGAGACACCTTCAAAGCAAG GTCTCAAACTGGTGGGTGGCGAATGAGTGAGCAAAATATTGAGTGGGATAGGTTGAGATCACCACCAGTTGATACTTCTCCAAGGGAGGTTCATATGTCTAACTGTATGAATGATTTGAAACCAGgagatcaaattgagattcaaatgAAAAAACGCAAAGAATCCCCTTTTT ATTGGTGCTATGCTGTAATTGGTCATTTGGAAACATGCAACCAGAATGTGAATCATTGCCGCTGCCAATACAGTG ACAATCTAGTAGTAGAATTCAAGCAATATCTAGCAGGTAGTATAAATAAAAGATCAGTGTTGAACAGAAACAGGTATGAGGAACAAGTTTCAATGCTTAGTTGGTTTGGTGGAATCAGAAAACTTGATAAGGAGGAGGAGATCGAAAAGTGGAACAACCTCTTTGCATCTAGATGA